The Macadamia integrifolia cultivar HAES 741 chromosome 4, SCU_Mint_v3, whole genome shotgun sequence genome contains the following window.
aacatcctcatatgaccctcagattcttttattgcaccgttcaagtatcctttgatatagtctgatgaaggggaaggagatgatgaagttgatgttTCTGAGCATAGGACCTAGGTGGAGTCTGTAAGTATCACAACTTGGGCTTGAACTTGATATCCATTCaaacattccacaacctttgttttcaacctataaagcaaatataatcattttataagaatacaagaaaataaacattcaaatcttaaacatctgaaaaaagtttacaaaattaaattaaacaaaaaatttaaaaaattcataccCCAGTTGATTGTGGACAGCACCAAAAATATCGACCATAATTTGCACTTGTTTTCGCAGTTCTGACCTTACATTGACCGTTCCCACAGTCACACATCTTAAGATGGtcaacccacatgaagaagtgacaattcattgaacatttaaaaaatttccttccaacatgtGACCCTGACTTAGAAGTAAAAACTGAGCAACCTTTCCCACAGTAATCACACTTTGCAATATCACAAGTGGATATATTCGATGTCATCTGTAagttaacacaaacattttcaatagtctatatgcatagaaaatactaTTAAGTACACCCTCCATCTGAGTGTGatggacaaaaaataggagacttcaatggcacataaaccaaataaattggCTTCTTATGCGTTCCCTATATATACCATAccaaataaaccaaaatataaatGGACAAATAAGAATGATGTTGTCCATATTTAAACCTTGAAATCATTCAGATAGAAACATATGAAGTACCATTGTCTTAACCTGTCTTAATACTACATTTAATCCATTGTCACAGACTTAACATAAACCAAAAAGTTACTTAAACCAAACAGATACATTTTCTTGCTCAATAAAACCATTGTCGGATATCCATCCAAACACTTACTTTTAtcacctcaattcttctcaatctctggcaagtacatctcaagcagatttcgcctatcttctacttttgttcccaagaagataatggcagaattccgcttggccatgaaatattccttggccttaaacttttgttgaaaattgaggTCTGGAATGGCATCAACAGCATCTATAATGGCTCTCCCAAATTCAGTCTGAGATTCACTCATTACCATCTTCTCGATTGAGTTAGCAATCTGTTTCAAtggacttaccaccttttcagctacacccttcttcctcttttctctgccACTATTGACGGACCCACAAGGTCTTCCTCGCAAACGGCTGGTACTACCAATGGGAgtggaaggaacactttcttcttcttcaatatgtTCATAGTGAACACCATCATTGTTCCCTATTCCCTCAACATGAGTACCTGTCACGTCCATCATAACTTCAGTGGCAGCTTCAGAGGGGACTGTTGAATCATTCCCAGTTGCCATCTCTTTCCttagcaaagctccaacttcaaggtgaattgggagcacactatgttccttccaatacttttgttcttttttctagcaatataaaggacaatgtcaatgtgcttatgttgtaagtaagaaacaaaaaacgcacaattatatagaaagaacaatttaaagaatcccattataccctataatcattccagaagtgttgaggagcatcaaatctcaattcagatgcattccaacccaatccactttgcttctgtaggtcactcaatgctctaagcctttgcttccAAATCCGGAAGTGGTTTCTCACTTGTTCACAGTCGTAACTAGTAAAAAAATTCTCCTTCAGTTGGTTGGCAATTGCAATGAACTGCTCATTTTTCAGTCCATTATCTCCACCCTTACCACTCTTGTACTGCTTCAATACACACTCCAACATGTAATGAGAAACGGCGCTAGGCCATGAAGCAATGTCCCGTGACCTACTATTAGAATCTCCTGTTGGTTCCatcacatcaaaactaacaaaatacaccatATACAATGTGAGTATATTTCATTAATACCAAGCAATCATTAACACTTACTACTTGGGAAATTCATAAACCTAATAGTTGCTTAATAAagataatagtccacatacatgcatcccacagcacaaatTTGACACCAAGCAAGAAGCCCAATTACTAATTGAGAGATCCATAAACCTTGTACTGCAATTTatataatagtccacatacatgcatcccacaacaaaaaaaatttaaatcaagcaataataacaattactaaatATTGGAATCCATATACCTAATATTGCAATTtagataatagtccacatactaCAATAAAATCTGCTTCCAAGTATGTTTatacagtcatcccaaaccatgcaaaataaaaaaaaatttaaatttgtccACATCAAAATTTACATTCCAAATTGCAATATtatcaataacaaatattaTAGTTCTTCAATACTCAATCTGAGTTGGACAAATCGGCTGCAACCCAATCAGCCCACATATGGTCAGCAATTTGTTCTCGAAATAGATCCCAATCACCAATCTCCAGCGCATAATCCTCGTCATCAGaactatcatcttcaacatcatcgTTTACTTGGTGAGAAGTGGATTGGGTACTAGTACTagcttcttcaacctcttcatcctcttcatcaagtcatcgttcttcttcttcaacattattcTGTGTAAGAATGTGGTTATGCAACAACACAAATGCCAACACAATTCTCGCTTGTGTTTTGAAAGGATATTCTGATtggtttttcaggatcttgaatcttgacttcaggaggccaaatgaacgttcaatcacatttcttaattgtgaatgtcTCAGGTTAAACAATTCCTTTTTATCAGTTGGTGACTGATCAATATTTCTCCACTCCTTCAGATGATATCGAACGTTTCGATATGGACGTAAGAACCCTTGTTGGTTAGCATACCCAGCATCAACGAGATAATATTTATCTTGTGGCAGCACCAATTTTCCGTCGCCGTCTCTATGTAATGCATTGTTTAAGATTCGAGCATCTGATGCTGATCCTTCCCAACCAGAAAGAATGTAAgtatatttcatgtcaaagtcaCAGGCAGCAAGGatattttgggaaatatcaCCCTTCCTATCACGGAACCTCGGATGGTCGCTTAAATGCACCCACGCAGGGATATGGGACCCATCTATGGCTCCGATGCAGTCcttgaaataagggtaaaatcttccttcattatttgttaTCCGATGATGCACTGCGACACTTGGAGGTTTCAATAGTATCGGgtacaatttaatgattgctCCCAATACAATGTTAAAGTACCTACTGACAGTCTCACCAGAATGTCCAAACTTGTGTGCAATGACGCGATTTTTAACATTGTGTCCTACTGTATGTAGAAACATAACTAGTTGTTCATTCACTTGCACAGATCTGCTATCCCTCAGTAGACCTTTCTCCCTAATCAAATGACTTAAACTAAAAAAAGCCCTCTTGCTTAACCTTATTTGTTCTCGACATGTTTTATCAGTGTGACCGATAATTCTCTCTGTTTCAGTAATACCACGTAGGGGTTCACAACGGTATGCCTCTTTcttcagatatttttttatatactgatcgactgctataacaacagcagtcgctgcaaagattatgattttccttcgcCTCCTGTAGCCttcatcaaactccattgtaaaagtaaatctacattcaaattgaaaaaataataaattggtgcTATACAAATTTGGAAATGGTACTCATATTGTCTTCTACTCACCTATCTTGGAATCACTATACAAATTTGGAAATCAAGTTTTCAAATGCAATTCATGTTTGATgtagaacaaaaaattaaaagattcacACATGACAGAAGATAGGGGACTCTTCCTAAATCGTAACAGACATCAAGAGCTCATGTAATGGGGTAAAAAGAAGCAAtggcaaagaaaaaacaaattgttACTGAGTACCCATGGGAAGGTTGTGAGATTCAACCTTTTTTTCTGCTTCCATAACATACCATGTCAGATATTCATCTGTCTACATGACCCAAAAAACAGAACATGAAACCAAAATTCATGGGATTCATATTActagaaataaacaaatagaaTCATAGTAATAGGAGCAGATAATTTTATGGGATTCATATTACTTATAAGAAATTGATTGAACTCATTTCTAAGTTTGTTTTTTCAAACCAGTTCTGATAtcttaaataattttatgtgttgatttttttttcatatcagTTTTGATATCTTAAATAATAGTTTTGCTCAATGATGTTATactatattattaatataaaagGTATTATTAAAAGTAGTAGTTTTTCACTATCAAGCCTAAAGGTCTTGAACATATATAACGACAAAGATCAACCAAAAGGAATATTGCTCAGAACAAGTAAGAAAGTTATCTGTGTTGGTTAATTCATCGAGAATACCCAACCTGTGTCATTACTGAATCTACAACCTGCAAATCTGATTGCTTGGCAGTAACCAAAATCTGGAACTCAACACATCCAATCACCAATTCATGGCTGTTTCAGAGGtatttatatttcttcttttggtaCAACACTGATTGATATTTTTGTTTCCGAATTATTTATATTACCATCCAAAAGGGATTATTTTGAGTGTCAGTATCAGTTTTATGCCTGTTGGTGTTTGTAAAATTATCAGAAACCAAATTTGGAAAGAGGAAAAACATGAAACTGCTTTTTCCCTGTATGGGATGATGTTTAATTCTCTAATGGCAAATGCTTCTTTTAGACCAGAACAAGGAAAGTTAAGAGTAgttattcttattcttcttttttatttttttaattccaatcCTGTGATGTGTTGCTCTGTCAGAGATGAAGTTCAGTAGGGGTAGTTTGTAATTCAAGTTGGGGCCATCGAATGGCAGAACATTTGTTATTCATTCAGTAAGGAAAATGTTGGTGTAATGATAAGAAATAAGAAACCTTTCTTCCTCTTAGATTTCTGCTTGCATATTCCCGTGTTCCCTCTGTTCTAAAATGATAAAAGATATTGGAAATGATAAAAGACCTGCCCAAGACAGCTCTGCTCTGTTCTGTTTTCTTCCCCCAACATTGCCTTCACTCTTTTATTTATTGCTTTGCCGAGCAGAACTTTTCAAAATATTTGTTTTCAAGAGAAACTTAGCCAAAAATAATAGTACACctaaaaataactaaataacaataaattaaaaaataataataataaataaaataaagctaGTACATAATTAGTGCAAATATTTCATTCTCGACACCAGAAAGTGATCTTAGAGGtttcccaccaaaaaaaaatataaactatTACCAAAGACAAAATCTTAGTAAACTTATATAAGAAcctataaaaataattaaaaaataatattcttGGCTTAATATTGATAACAGAAGATTCACATTGGGAAATTAttcaagttcagttttgaaTTTTCTCAGGGTAAAAATTGTGGCTTTTGGAAAAAGAAAGATTCTACACAAACATCATGAATTGAAGAAGTTTTACTTGTCCTGAATCATCCTGATACAAAAGTGAAATATATTCTTTGAATTAAAATATCTGCTGCTCCAATGCTAGTATCAAAAGGTATACCTAAAAAGGGTGTTGCAGCTgtttaaaatattaaaacaaatgaagaaaaCATTCTATAAAATATAAGCATTACTTGAAAATGGGGGAAAGGATATAAATGGACAAAGTAAGAGTTATTTGAAACAAGGCTAATACCAAGTATCCTCTGAATGCAGTTTGAATCTTGATAGCAGCCACTTCCTCCTTTGATTTACCAGAGAACCAAGCCGCAGTTGTGAGACGAACAATCTCGGCTGCAGCCTGAGCAGCAGCAACTGCAGCCTCAGCTGCCGCAGCAGTGGCAAGGGCAACAGAATAAGCATGTTTGTAAAATTATCAGAAACCTTTCTTCCTCTAAGAGGGTACATTTGTTATTCATTCAGTAAGGAAAATGTTGGTGTAATGTGGAATAATTTTGGAAACCGTATTTACATTACAGTAAGAACACGGTTCCAAAGAAGAGTATTTACATTACAGTAAGAACACggttccaaagaagaaaaaaatcacataaatgtcgaaatctaaccttaaatcaagcttcgattctagttcttcaaaccttggagtcgatcgtctgatttggaaatagggtaaaccctagatatgaagttacaacctgaaaaatagaaaccgaacttcaataatcctaataaaacacaaatgaagctcaagaatacaaagaaaaatacaaataagaggggaatctcaccttcaatcaactcggttTTAGGTGTTCTTCTCAGATGCGAGCTGTCATGGCCAGAGGGTAAATGTTAGAAACCCTAGACacaaataatgaagaagaaaaagagaaggaagaaagaagaaaaatacgaagaagaagaagaagaagaaaactaatacgaagacgaagaggaagaggaagaggaagaggaagaagatctcGAAGCAGTAGAAGATGAGCGGAAGAAGACTCTGATCGAGAAAGCAGaggaaacagaggaagaagaagaagaagaagaagaagaagaagaagaagaagaagaagaagaagaagaagaagaagaggaataagaagaagaagaagaaggagaagaagaattgcAGACCTGTTGCTTCACCGTCGCTGAACCTCGGTCGGACTTCATCGGCAGAATCGCAGGATGATGTGGAAATGGATTCAACTTGAATCCATCGCTTTTATACGAACCTCCGGAACCGTGACTCGATTCCggattaacctattgaggttaatccGGATGAATCATGGTTTTTagttggttaccctgattctactggccacCATGACTCCGAACcgatttttcacaaaaatgaaccaaacggTTTAATTTAAATCGGAAACTGATTCCCTGGGatctggtccgatggataaatcgaaccaaacgccccctaaaCTAACTCTCTAGTTTCTCaaaattcaatcaaatcaaaGTTAGTACTGTCAGTTTTATGTTTAGCTCCAACCCTGTCGGTTTAATACCAATCCAATCGGCACCAATTGACCCTGTTAAGGCCGGGTTGGGTCAGACTGAACTAGATTGGGTTGACTTTAGCTTCTACAATGTTTGGATTAACCTTAATTGATctatttttattattcacatcttatacattaaaaaagtatagaaaaataaaataccaatagaAGCCATAcattctaatataaaaaatcCAGAttaaattttgagcaagattaggttgggctgggttgagacctcaacctgaacccgacccaaccctgaaaCGTTGGTTGATCTTTTGATCCAGCTAGTTGAATTTGTGTTTCCAGGTTGCGACTTCAACAATGCAATATCTGTTGTTGATTTCGTCTTGTTAGATCATGGTCTGTTCTTTCATTTTATTATACCAATGAGAATGATTGTTGATCGTACCTCAAAGATCCTCCTACAAATTTCaagagtgattttttttttttttttcaaacaaaaggGAATGGCGTTGAACCAATTTGGTTCAAATCCATGGCCTTGGTCCACATGATGCTTCAAAGAGTTTTCTCGATTTATGAAGATTTCTTTGTTATGCATGCCTATCCAATAGAAGTCccaatcttttaattttaaagGTTATTGTCAAATTCACAAAATCGACTTCACACCCATCTCATGAGCCTCATCTAAAGTCTAAACACGTCATGTAGGATTTTAGTCATCAGATAACCCAAAAAGATATGCAAACCTAACATCAAGCTACATCATCAATCATCTAtctaataataattttaattattttcttattttcctatcTCCCTATTCAACTATCGGGATCCCCAAGACGTGTTGGTGTTGGGGACTTGGAGTCATATACTTATGTCGGTATGTCCATGAATTTCCTCATTGCTTGGCAATACTTAAAAATCTATTTGACTAGTATTCCTATAGGGTTAGTTtgtaatgattaaaaaaaaaaatgttatatatatatatatatattttttttttttaaatcttattgTAATCAAAGTTGGTGAAAAAGATGGTGCAAAATTGATTTAAATATTACACATTTCTTTTTCAGCAATagtaaatttttttcatttcatatggacaatatcaactcttgaatttttatatgaaaaagaaaaaagaaaattcttgaaaataatataatgataagttacttttaaattatttttgaaaaatctcTTTCTACCCCTAACTTTAATCATTTTTTAGAATATGAAAAACGACAACCGAAAGAATGTTAGTGCAACTTATCACTTCACCAGCTTGATGATAACAATATGTATCCTATATGCATGTAGTCCCTCGCATTGACGCACTAGCGTgctcatgcacacacacacacacgtacAAGCAACTACACAAACACATGAAGATACCGATTTGCTATTGTTATTGTTAATAGAAATAGACCAACCCTATTGTTAATGTAAGAAATagtatctaccaaaaaaaaaaaaaaatgtaaataatggtaaaataaatatatactaATACATAAAGGTTAATAAGTAACGGAATTTTCTTCTGTACTTAAATAACCGAGTTGATTCCTTGAAcaaataaattattataaatTCTTCCGACGCCAAGATTATTCAAATTAACCgaaattctatttattttttactttcttttattGAGATATTTGTAGGCCCTTTgccactcctcccccacttattatatatataaattcttAACTATGCACTTCTTAAAAAATTATCCAACGTTTGTTTTTAGGAAGTAAAATAAGTAGTAAAATATCACAGAAAAATTTTCCAATGTttgtttgtaatttatttttcatgttaaaattatttgacataattACATAACATGTCGTTATAAGTTTAGGCAACCGTAAAAACCATGTATCAACATGAAACCCATAAAATATATAGGCATTATGTGATCCAAGACGACAAAAAATACAACCAATGTGGGACAAACATTTGCAtatttaactttatttttctaATCGTCAGTTTGATAGCATTTATCATGTGTTTGAAATATGTTAATCCATAGgtagagggaaaaaaattatttattagtCAACTACAAAATGTGTTTCCTTGTGAACTTTTTTTGAAGATTATAATCCTCATTTTATTGTTGAAGCTTATAATAAACATATGAAACACACATGATCAAATGGCAAAGAGGGGTTTCTTAGAGAAATGGTGTGACCAATTTGAGTGACCCATTAGTTAATGGAGTGTTGGTATTTGATACAATGCGATTTGTTAACTTACATTGACTAGaacccattattattattattttttttcacgtTCCTTGCTATTTGTATTGAATTGTTAAAATGATAACCACACTACAAAGGATAACATGAAAGTATTGAATATTCAGCTACATCATAATGTGAAGGGACCTTCGCTTCAATAAACGTGTGGTGATTTCGATTCTTCTTATCTCTTTGGGGTCACTCACAcagggtgtttaatgctcttcacagctttcaataaaagttgaatgattctcattcaaccctagtatgactcaatctatcaaaaaatttgaaactagAGATGCTATTCAACACAAGGTTTTACATCAATGTATTGGTATCAGCCTGTTGATCTGCTCATGTAATTAAAATGCCAGCTCCAGTTACCTTATAACGCTCATGTACTTAAAGTGCCAGCTCCAGTTAACCTATACCAAAGAAACACATAGACTAAGAAAGTTGTATCAATCAAAAACTTTTATAtagaatcaaaaaatgaaatatgcatGGATGAAGTTGGGAATTCACCTTGAATGATGATATATAGAAGAGACATCccacaaaaaataatgaattctctctctctctctctctctctctctctctctctctctctcacacacacacacacacacacacacacaacaacaacaacaacaacataagAGAAGGCAATGAATAGAAATATACATCCATAGCAGATCCAACCAATGAGAATGATAGTGACAATGTTGATGTTGAGTCCAAGATGTTGAGCCAAAGACACCTCTAGGACAATTCTAGGACTAATGCTAACTAATTCAATGTAACCCATACTAAGGACAGATGGTAGAGTACATATACCAAACAAGAAAGCTATCATATGCAATTATGCAAATATCTGCTAAAAATAAATAGCATTAGATTAAGCTAGTATTTTGCCAACAATAGGCAAAACACAAATGTTTCAACTGCATGTCAAATGTATCACAATCAAAATAGAAATTCATGATAAATAGAGACACTAACATCCAATAACCAAAAGACTACTCAACAACAACCCACCTCCCAATGATgatgaaataaataattactaCTATTATGGTTTCAGCTAATGATAGTCCATGACTGGAATGGCTGGAATGGCTGCCATGAAGAAGGATACATAGTTACCAAAGTGTGGTTCTTGATGGGTGCATCACAAGGGTAGAGAGTAAATAGTCCACTGGATTGGAACTGAGTATTGGTCTTCAATGAAGAAGCATCTTTTGTAGTAATTGCAGTGGATTGGCCGGCCAGGAACTAGATAATAGAAGTAGAAGCTACCATATGGTCTCTTCCCAGCATAAGTATTAATAAAAGATGGGATCCATGCCTTCATAGAACAATTTCAGAGCTTTTCTATCCTCGGAATTAAACTCTAACCTCAACCAAAGCTTTATAAGCATCAGAAGTCATTCCAGCATTCCCAACAAAAGAATCCAGCAAGAAACCACTCTTAATGAAACTGCAATGTATCTGCGAACCAACTCCTACAGAATCTAAATTTGAACACAAATTAAATGCACTTGCGAAGGTAAATGGATCTAGTTCATGACCTTTAGATAAATATTCAAGATACAAGGTCAGCCCTTGTTTGGCATCGCCAAACTGATGGAAACCAGATAGTAGAGTACCTCCAGACCACATTATCCTTCTCTTCAAGACTGCAAAACACTTTATAGAGGCATCATTTAAGGCTCCTAATTTTGAGTAGGCATCAACAAGGGCTCCACCTACAAAACCATGGGTTTCAAAGCCAACCTTGATTATACAGTCATGTAAGGACCTTCCAAGGTAGACATTCAAATTGTCAGCACATAATTTAATCATAATTGTATAAGAGAAACATGTAGGCAATATATCGAACAGCAGCATCTGCCGACACAACTCAACAGCTTCCTCAGCATCAGCAGCCCGGACATAACTGTCAAGCAATGTATTCCACAAGGCTTCAGATCTTCGCCATACTGGAATTCCATCAAAGAATCGGCGTGCGTCGTCTGAATTCGGATATTCAACATATAGTCCAAGAACAAGTACTACAAAAGCCGCAGAATTCCAATCCACACTTCAGTATTTGACCATGAAGGACCTTACCCATCATCAAATTACCTGTAATGCTGCATGCCTTGAGTGCCACCGACAACCCAAACTCGTTTGGTCGCAATCCCGAATGAAACATACAACAAAAGAGCTGCAAACCAAGGTCGTTAAAACCATGTTGTACATAAGACGAGATCATGCTTGTCCAAGAGACCAAATTTGGGTCTGGCATCTCATCAAACACAAGACGGGCATTCATCAAATCGTCACAAATAGCAATAAATCTGAGGATATTGTTCTGTATAAAAACATCTCGATCCAACCCAGTTTTAATGAGGATGGAGTGAAGTGATTGCCCATATTTTAGGTTTCTCAAATCTCCAAGATGCCGCAAAAGTGAAGTGTAGTCTTGTAGACAAAAGTGTCTCCAAGTTCActtaaaaaaattttcaaattttccaagaaTTCTGCTCtgttctctgtctctctcctcaGTCAAACTCCTCCCTCCAAGAGAAGAATTAGATGGTCAAGTAAACCAACAAGATGGCATCAGACATTAAACCATAGAAACAATATGTTGATGAGATTGTATCTGGCCTTTAATTTTAGGAGAATAGTGATCGAACAATGTGACACAATATAGCAATAGGTAATTATTAAATCATAAGTACTAAGGATACGaacatgtagagagagagagagagagagagagagagagaacaaaattgAAAGCACCCCAGGTTACAGACATATATGTCGACCTatggttagagagagagagagagagagagagaacaaaattgAAAGCACCCCAGGTTACACACATATATGTCGACCTATGGTTCTAATGTTGTTACGAAACAAGAACAACATACTAATAAGTCTGTTTTTTTCATAAATCCTCAAAACAGTGCTGCAATAGCCAACATGCGTACTCTTGTTGTTGAGATCTGGGAGGAAATGGAAATAAGACAGAGGCTTCAGTTGAAATAGCTCCAATAAATAATaaggtaaaattttcaattttccagAAAAGGGTAGCtctcatgtaaaattttaccaattgaaaattttccaaattaaaaaacaagaaaaatctgattttaCAGTAAAATCTTAGTGGGAAAATTTTCCTGATCaaaacaaacggagcctaagcGAAGAAAAGCTCTGGATTTTGATTCAACGAAT
Protein-coding sequences here:
- the LOC122076070 gene encoding uncharacterized protein LOC122076070, with the translated sequence MATGNDSTVPSEAATEVMMDVTGTHVEGIGNNDGVHYEHIEEEESVPSTPIGSTSRLRGRPCGSVNSGREKRKKGVAEKVVSPLKQIANSIEKMVMSESQTEFGRAIIDAVDAIPDLNFQQKFKAKEYFMAKRNSAIIFLGTKVEDRRNLLEMYLPEIEKN
- the LOC122076168 gene encoding pentatricopeptide repeat-containing protein At2g27610-like isoform X2, with the translated sequence MNARLVFDEMPDPNLVSWTSMISSYVQHGFNDLGLQLFCCMFHSGLRPNEFGLSVALKACSITGGALVDAYSKLGALNDASIKCFAVLKRRIMWSGG
- the LOC122076168 gene encoding putative pentatricopeptide repeat-containing protein At1g56570 isoform X1 codes for the protein MNARLVFDEMPDPNLVSWTSMISSYVQHGFNDLGLQLFCCMFHSGLRPNEFGLSVALKACSITGGALVDAYSKLGALNDASIKCFAVLKRRIMWSGGTLLSGFHQFGDAKQGLTLYLEYLSKGHELDPFTFASAFNLCSNLDSVGVGSQIHCSFIKSGFLLDSFVGNAGMTSDAYKALVEVRV